The Microbacterium sp. LWH7-1.2 genome window below encodes:
- a CDS encoding carbohydrate ABC transporter permease yields the protein MSHTMTRRRRLPTTPRKSVTLTVIMAFFVLYSLVPLAWLIISATKTQPELFTSFGLWFSGPFALFDNIWQTLTFDNGIFVQWLGNTVLYVIAGAGGATLLATLGGYGLARFEFPGKRGVFTLILAAIAIPGTALAVPTFLLFSQMGLTNTVWSVIIPSLVSPFGLYLIWVYARDAIPTELLEAARVDGSGELRTFLTISLRLLAPAVATVGLFSIVASWNNYFLPLIMLSDPELYPLTIGLNLWNVQGQGIGADPIYNLVITGALLTIIPIVGAFLLMQRYWQSGLAAGSVKA from the coding sequence ATGAGTCACACCATGACGCGTCGCCGTCGCCTTCCCACCACCCCGCGCAAGTCGGTCACCCTCACTGTGATCATGGCCTTCTTCGTGCTCTACTCGCTCGTGCCACTGGCGTGGCTCATCATCAGCGCCACCAAGACGCAACCGGAACTCTTCACGTCATTCGGATTATGGTTCTCGGGCCCGTTCGCCCTTTTCGACAACATCTGGCAGACACTGACCTTCGACAACGGCATCTTCGTTCAATGGTTGGGCAACACCGTCCTCTACGTCATCGCCGGTGCAGGTGGCGCCACGCTACTGGCTACCCTCGGCGGATACGGTCTGGCGCGGTTCGAGTTCCCCGGCAAGCGCGGCGTCTTCACCCTCATCCTGGCCGCGATCGCGATCCCGGGAACAGCCCTTGCCGTGCCGACATTCCTCCTCTTCAGCCAGATGGGCCTCACGAACACGGTGTGGTCCGTGATCATCCCATCGCTCGTGTCCCCGTTCGGGCTCTACCTGATCTGGGTCTACGCACGAGACGCGATTCCCACGGAACTGCTCGAGGCTGCGCGGGTGGACGGGTCAGGAGAACTCCGCACCTTCCTCACCATCTCCCTTCGGCTGCTCGCCCCCGCGGTGGCGACCGTGGGACTCTTCTCCATCGTTGCTTCGTGGAACAACTATTTCCTCCCGCTGATCATGCTCAGCGACCCGGAACTCTACCCTCTGACGATCGGACTCAACCTCTGGAACGTCCAGGGGCAGGGCATCGGCGCCGATCCGATCTACAACCTCGTCATCACCGGAGCGCTGCTCACGATCATTCCGATCGTCGGGGCATTCCTGCTCATGCAGCGGTACTGGCAGTCCGGTCTTGCGGCCGGAAGCGTCAAGGCATGA